In the genome of Carya illinoinensis cultivar Pawnee chromosome 13, C.illinoinensisPawnee_v1, whole genome shotgun sequence, the window AGCAATCTCTCACCCCCAGTcgcgcctctctctctctaactcgaAACTCTCTTTCTCACCCCTCATAGGACACtttgggctttgctacatacagtcaggaaatgcagtcggtgtgcagtcggctgtacggaatgaataaaaaaaaattataaaaaaattattttatattcagggggacctacatgaattataaaaagttataaaaataatattttttttttcatgtagattccgtattaattttttttttacagtcgACTGCATGCCGACTACATTttccgactgcacaaatcatttctgggACACTCTCAACTCCTCGCCACTATCCCATTCTGTCAACATACACTTCATAGACACTTCCAACTCATCAAGGAAGCTAAATAGAGCCGCTTCATTGGTATACCCATATTCCAATTTAACATCATCTAGCGGCATCTTGACAAATGGTTGGTCTGCAAGCTTTGTCTTGACCCCAATGTATTAATTTTGGGGCCCAACGTCGATCAAGAAGCCGCAACCAaatttttttgctttgttttctcggcgattttttttttttagcttcgTTACAGGTAAACGGGGTTGGGTACTTTGGAGTAATCGCATATCCACgtcagtttatatatttaaaaagaaaaagaaaaaaaaaaaaagaaaaaaaagtaaagaaatgaAATCCAAATTGAAACATTAGGAACATTGTTTCTGCTGGATAGCGCTTGAACTCAGAAAACAATAATCCAAACCCAGTTGGAGCTGGGTTGTGCCATTGCTTGAGGATCGAATCTGGACCAATAGTCGCTGTTGTGGGTAGCCGAAACTGCATCGGTGATTATCATACTTATTCTTGAGGTTGTATCTGGATTTGTTAAAACTTCTGAAGACACAAGTGGGTCTGAATCTTTCTAATTATTCTTAATTGGCTTTTCTCCCAACGTGTCAGTAAGATTTTCCAATGGTTATTTTCAGTTGGTTCTTTCATTCTCGAGCAAAATGTCAATTTTTCTGTCCAGACACTTACTAAATATGCAAAAATGATACCTGTTATGATAAATTAATTGTGCATTTATTTATTCTGGTAGTGATAATATTCatgaatttcttttcattgaaaatgatatttgccCCCACTTAAAAAGTATAACACCTTAGATGGTTTTAAGTGACATTTTGGTTCAAGGATACGGACGTTGGAGAAAGGCTTTTAGAATGACCTGACCTCTTTTTTTTGGTTGCATTCTATTCTAGTGAAGACGAAGGAAGGTTTGGAACATgcgaagaaggaaaaaaataaaaaaaataaaaaaataaaaaaagagagaagaagaaggaggaggagaagaagaagacgacgacgttgagaagaagaagatgagaaaaagaaaatgagaagacgAAATATTCAGAACCTGTAATCGCCTTCGTGGTCGTCTACTGCTACAGTTTGCTTCGTTTCGTGCAGTGAGGTGTTTCTTCTACTGGAAAAGTCAAGTTTGATTTTTCAAGTTTTGAGAGTCTTAgcaacgcaccgtttcattattGCCCACATGGAGAGACGGGTACGCAGGGGTTCCAACCACGGGTGCAAGTAgagtttctgattttttttttttgtttttcacttattttcttgcattttgtCCTTAGATTTGCTCTGTGAATGAGTTTCTGGTGCGGTGAGAATGAGTGTAAAGCTAAAGCGGTGTGAGAATGAGAGAAACCAAGTGTCTCTGAGCGATGCATCGAACGAGGAGAGGAGAGGGAGGTTCTGGACTAGGGGACGaatggagaggagagagaggttgCAGACGAAGTGACATGGTGTCGAGAGACAGCTCCAggggagaagagagaagaggGTAGAGAGTTCTGGGGAAGGAATGAGGAATTAGCGATAATGGGCTCGCACCCAGTGTAAGTTTTATGAGTTTACCACGTGTTGTAATTTGATTGGAAGGTGTAAAAGTGAAAATAACATTGGGCCGTTTGATTCTAGAAGGTCTATCACTACCCTTTCCCTTGTTATGAAGTTACTTTATTGAATATGACAAGAAATAATCGATTCCTGACCGAATATTCCCGCGTAGTTAGGGTTAgcgattttgttttctttgcagCCGTATATAATACCCCTTCCTTTACTGCCAGTCAGATCGTCTCATAAACATCCTATTCACTTTCAGTGTTGCAACACTAGAGACTTCAGAGAGAAGATGGAGCAGACCTTCGTCATGATCAAGCCTGATGGTGTCCAGAGGGGCCTGGTATGTGGGCTTGGgctttctctctttgtttttggaAGGTTAATTCTTAGTCATGGGTATGGATCTGCTGCGTGGTAGGTGGGATTGTgtaggaaagaaaaggaaaagttttggggtttcttttttttccctgctTTCCTCAGACATATTTCGATTAAATCTGATGAGGCGTTTGTGGGCTTTCGTTTGTTTTGAGAAGTGCTGTTTCTGTTCATAGATCTAGTGCTTGGTTGATGAGAGTATTGAGCACCGAACACCAAGTTTATCAGTTTAACCTATTTTGCAACTGCTTTTGTTTAATCGAGACAACTTGATTTCGTAAAGCATTTATCTGTGTTTCAGGTTGGTGAGATAATTAGTAGATTTGAGAAGAAGGGGTTCTATTTGAGAGGTAAGATCTTTTCGATCATTCATCGTAGAAAATGAGCTGTGAAGTTATGGGTTGGCAATAATATGTGCCTGTAAGATTTACATATGACGATTTCCAATATGTGcatttatacttaaaagtaGGCCCTGATTGCATAATTTGCATGAGAGTCTGAAATGACACTTATGCCATAGGTGGTCTACTTTTAGAGGGTTCAATCTGAAATGCTCATGTTTTTGGTTGAATGTCATTGGAATCCCATAATTCTCTTTCTTCTGTCctgaaatgaacaaaaaaatgaaacatcAATTTCTGAAGTAGACGCGCAGAAAACTCTATTCTGATTAGCAAAAAGAATTGTTGCATGGCATGTTCTTcgcgtttaaaaaaaaaaaagagtttctaTAAATATATGCTTAACTTGCTCAAGTTTCAGGGAAAGTATTAGGGCTGAAACCGGTATGAATTAAAGCCAGCTGTTGAATAATGGAActcctttcttcttctgttGTTGAGTAAATGTAATCTGGGTTTAGGTTTGAAGCTCATCACTGTGGACCGTTCTTTTGCTGAGAGGCACTATGCGGACTTGTCTGCAAAGCCCTTTTTCAATGGGTTGGTTGAATACATCATTTCTGGTCCTGTTGTTGCTATGGTTTGGGAGGGTAAGAATGTCGTGACAACTGGTCGAAAGATTATTGGAGCTACAAATCCTTCGGATTCTGCCCCTGGAACCATCCGTGGTGACTTTGCAGTTGAAATTGGGAGGTAATTTCATCTTCCTTTAACTGAATACTTTTCAAAATACCAAGGTTTGTTTCTTTCTCTTGAGAAATTTGGTGGTCTTAAATTATATCCTGTACGCATTTTGTTGACAAAGAATGGTCATCTCATGTAGGCATTGATGGTCTTAAAGTACTGTTTTGTTTCAACTTGTTCACTTGGCTTCTActtatcaagaaaaaatttGTACTTGGTTTGTTTCTGATGTGAACAAAATTTCCCAACGTAGGTTGTGATCATGTAAATGTGTTCAATACCCAGTAATCTTTTATTctggttgcaaaaaaaaaaaaatttataattttcttttacggatcaaaaaaattatggtcCCTGATAATTATATTCTTTGTATTCCTCTTTCTTCAGAACATCTTCTGGAGGAATTTTTTGAAGCTAGGAAAATTAATgcagaaatggaaagaaaattttGAGTAATTCTACTTCGAACTTGGATTAGTGATACCTAAGGATTGGAAAACGTCTAATGCAAAGTTACTTTATGCAGGAACGTTATTCATGGAAGTGATTCGGTTGAGAGTGGGAGAAAAGAAATTGCTCTGTGGTTCCCTGAAGGCCCTGTTAGCTGGGAGAGCAGTCTTCACCCTTGGATCTACGAGTGAATGCTTGATACCGAGCATCCTCACTCATTTATATTTATGACTACTGTTTTGATAAGCTGGTTATGAAATTTTGACTTAACTTGGTTATGTCTGCTTGCTTGGAACTTTGCTTTATACATGCTTATTAAATCAACACAAAGTAATGTAAGTTTTTTGATTATGGGCTTGCAtgagtattttttgttttgtttttttaaatggtcTGCTTCTGATGTCCATTGCAATGGTAGCCCTTTTGAATGAAAACATTTGCGGGAATTGTTTGCTTGATATCTCTCCTCAAAggctgtgtatgtttgtgtggTACGAACTAGATGGAAGTTGTCGACATTGGACACGAACCAAATGAGTGGTCTTTGATGTGATATGATGGTCATGCATTCATGTTGGTTTTGAAATTATTGGAGTGGTGGACGCTTACGACAGTTGGTCTCTTCTGCCAATTCAGAAGCATACTTGTGGGAATGTTGGGTCAAGTTTGTTCACCTGCTATACTTCACCACACAGTTTCTGTTCTAAATCACTATTTGAGTTTGTATTTCCTGCATTGGCCAAAGTGACAAGTATGCGAACCTGTTGAAATGGGAgttttttacttgtttaaatGTTATTCATAATACCATGTAATTATTAACCTTCCAAAGTTCCATTGTCCATTATTGATGTGATGTCAATTAATTGGAAgattattctttattttcagCTAACCTTCAATCATTTAAtacaacaaaaatgataaaatatgatGATCAGAAGGTTTTTGAGTATCATTATctctttcaaaataattaatgcTATTCATATTGAATGTGTCATCTTTGTACCaactaacaaaatattttaaatgaatttccATTTGAACGCTCGATAAGAAatagacatttaaaatattaacattTGCTGATGGGGGTAACTAAAGATGAAAAATCCAATCATTTCATTGCCATAATCCTCCATGAGAAAAACAAACTCCCAAGTTTATCCACTGGCTGGTAATATCCTAACCACTATTATACTTAAAACCAATATATGTAATGACGTCTCCAAGCATTTAGGCGCCTTGCAACATAAACCAACAATACCCACTAAAAATTTACAGAAAAAGCTTAGTAATTAAAACCAAAACCCACCACATTGGTTCCAATTCCATGCCAACATATTGGAATTTGCAGTAATGTGTCAGACAAGTCTTCACCGAATGAAAAAGATTTGAACTTCAGCATTAAAACATGCTGATTGAAATCATTTTTCATACTTTCTTCCGCCTTACAAACTCTAGAAACCCGCTTTTTTAAGAAACCAAACGGTAACATGCTGTCGCCAGAGCAGTGTTAAAATATGGAGCACCATGTCATATACAATTACCACCTAGCTAAAATCAAGTGTCTCCATTGATGGTATGTATCTTGCTGTTACAAGCCCTTACGTTAAAACTCTAGGAACTTTTATACTATCGGGTAAGAAGGCTGTATGAGGGCAACTCTTCCAACCGTGTGATGTCTTCTAGCAGCAGCTCTTTTTCCAGCTGACGCCGAGTGGCTTTCATCACCGTCTGTACAATACACAACATAAGAGAACAAAATATATACTATCATGAGATTTTCCTTTAATCTGTTAGCCCATGACACTATTTGACTCGTGGTGgctgaaaaatgttctcttcATAGCTTTTTCCTATGTCTACAAGGAACTTTCTGGTTGGAGAATACATACATTGAAATCCATGTATGATGCACGCATGGAAAGCCATTGGTGATCCATTAGCTTGAATGTGATGCAATAGAGAAGATCAAATGCCGAGTCACTTTCTGCCAAGCAAACAACATCATGTTGTCTTAGCAAATAGAGAggttaaataaaaagaataaagtagATGCATTACAACCATAAATCCTCATATTGGGCATTCAAatcagaaataatttttaaagcaATAGCCCAGCAAATCCATATGCATTGCATTGCAGGAAGGAGAGCTTCCTCCCATTTAGTTCTATACCAActtccatatatataaacaacaaTGTAAAACTGCAGTGGAAAACTAAGAACCATCCAAACTTTACCTGAAAGGAACTTCAAAAATGTTGCTCCCACCAGTGTCCGTGGTTTGACTGTAAAGTTGATGCACACAGACACAGTTAATGATGAAATAGATCAATTCTTATTCAAATTACATGACATGAAACGTGGAAAAATGATCCCTACAGGGTGTGTGTCAAAAAGATATTGGCTGGGAGAGCTCTGTCATaaatacttgtaaaaaaaaaaaaaggatctatGTCAAATATAAAATCCTTGACTTCGTAGCAGAAGTaccaaaaaatctatttttgtgTCCCCCACCTCCcagagtaaaaaagaaaaaaaaaattccacaagaaaaaaaaataagggggAGAGAATAACGGAACCATTTTACAGAAGCTTAATTTCCACAATGGAAGCAAGTACCCTATACTCAATACACTCCAAAGTGCACAGGAAGAAAGCAAGATATGGGACTTAAAACTATttacaaaatcaaataatatttCTAGAGGCAAAGTGTGCCGCAGAATGTGATttggcaacaaaaaaaaaaaaatgaagttctTGTAAAAACGGCATTTCATTCAGAAAAGGCAGGTAGAATTATTAACCTGCTTCCAGATCAAGCATCTGTATAAGCATGAAAGTGATGTTCACACCAGCTACAGCAAATGGGTATTCCCAGACTGATCGATCACCTTCCTGCTTGCGGAGGAGATCCTGGAAGGATttctacattaaaaaaattcggTGAGCTTCAAGATTAAAAGGAATGACAAGAGCTGCATAAAAGACCATATTTAAACCTGCTggaatttaagattttaaaaacttGGCAGAGCTCTCCAAAAATAAAACCAAGTTAATCAGACACATAGACAAGGTGGTGCTATGCATCCAGTACTTACTATACGAACTTAGTATAGTCATGCAAAGTTTTACACACAAGCGTCTCAAATCAGTAACAGGAGTAATATATCTTCCCAGTTCATTTCCAACAAGCTTCTCAAAATGAACAGTTTGCGCCATGTCAGCATCAAAATATGCATTATACAATAGAAATATCCACGCTCTATTGAAATGGGAACAGATATGGGAGATTTCCAGATTCATGGGCAAGCAGTTTCAAATCTCCTCTTCAGAGACATATTTAGAGTGCATCACACTAAATGAGTTATGTTCAAATGTGCAAAAGACTTTAAGATTTTCCATATTCGTGGGGTTACAGCTTTCATTTTCAAGTAGATATCTTTATTCCTGGAATAAAGAATGGTGAATTACCCTTAAAGTTTTGGTACATGGGCAAAGTAAGcaaggaggagaaaaagaaaaatacttccaTACATAGACACGCATAAGAAAGTCATACGTAAGATGAAACCTTTCGAGTACTAGTTCAAGAAAAACTAACCCATGGCAAATTTTTGAACTGCAAATTATGTCCTAAAGAAAATTTCAAGCTCTAGAGTGAGTGAAGGACTCCTAATGAAAGATCATTTTAACTTTCAGTTCATCAAAATATTCCCCCTCTGCATAAATCCTTTTGACCTACTTGACTTTTTAAGAATGCATAACATTAACTGCAATGGGTAAAACTTTGTTCCTACTATTAAATTCACAAGTGCACGACATTTCATATAATCACACTTCAAACCAATTGACAGTAGCAAATAGCCAAAAGTGTGTGTTCATGAGCACATCCTAAAGTTTCAATCAATTCTTGCCAATATACATGCCAGGAAATTAATGACATAAATCCAGTAGCCCAAACAAGATGCCCAAATAAAAACATCCACGCCCAGactaattaactttttttttattggtaaagaGAACTTTATTGATAAAAGGAATAGGCAaatgcccaagtacacgggacatatacaagagtatCACCTATGCATGCTAAACTAGTGAGCCATCTCTGATAAACTATTCATAGCAAAAGGGTTATATCCATTGATAATTTCTCAGCATTTGAGATActtttggaaaagaaaaggggAATGGGATAGAGAACAAGATAAGGAACAGGCTATACCGGAAAATTCTTGGCAAAGAACAACAAATTCTCCAGTGATATGAAACCACCACCTCTACCAGACAAAAATCAAGTTCCATTAATTAGTGAAATAAAAAAGGATTAAAAAGGAGTAAAAAAAGCACGAGTTAGCATTGAATGTGCTACAGAAATAAGGAATGAGATCATATGTACCTaaaatccgttgatgggtccttccCCTGCCAACCCATATCTTTCCACTGCTCAGATATTAGACCACGAAGTTCCTCTTCAGGAAAGGCAGCATTCCATAAAGCCCTTAAAGCTTCCTATAAGAATGAGATGTCATATAAATATTAGccttcaaaattcaataaatactGGACTGCATGATTAAGCCATGTGTATTTAACAACTTTTTCTTTGAATGCACGTTTAACAAACTAATAGACCATATAGATAGAAGATGCAGGATCTCATGTACATTCctatatttgattaaaaataaactcTACTTGCAAAAACTGAACATGGTCTTCAGCGAATGGGGTACCTGGTGCTCAGGGATTGAACAATCATAGGAAACATCTATACGACTCTGTAGCATCAGCAAGCATTCCTCCTGACAGCACCAAAGTCAAATAAAATTAGTTCACGAGCTTAAATGGTTTACATGGTAGTTGATGATAGGGGAAATAAGATGAAgctgtcatttaaaaaaaacaccTTCATGACTATGCAGGCCTAACGTGAATGTTCTTCAAATGCAGGAAACCACAAAAATTTAAAGGCACATACAAAGTTTGTGTAAAATTCAAATAGTGCCAGACATGGAAAACAGTGCCACACCAGAAATACGGTGGAAGATCTAGCAGAAAGCAGTATTCTATAGTTCCCATAAGTTTCCTTATAGTCCCAAGAGAGCTGCCACCTCACAGCATTTCAATTGTCAGTTTTCCATCATAATAATCGGTATCTTAATACAGCTACTGTCCATCTTTGGAAGCATGAGCCTTCAATAAACTATACTGGTAATTTTTATACACAACAGAGACTTTGCCAAATATGAGAGCCAAATAAATCCAGATTAGGGCACACTACGAAATActccaaatatttcatattaataacactgattatgGGAACTCAACCATAAGTCCCCAATACATTTGCAGAGAAGAGGCCTTTAGGGGTCATTGTGAGTACAGATGGATGTTCCCAAAATAGGGTGGACATAATGACAAATAAAACCTAACTGACCAGCAATTTTGATATTTCTATTCTGCCAGACCtcccaattgattttttttgagcAATTGACTTGAactattgtttgagttttactgCAACATTGTATGACTGTTCAAAGAACACTCCCAAATAGGgatgtaaatgaaccagtctgttcaATAGCCCGCTCAGTActcgctcggttaaactcgaatcgaactcgactcgtgaaaaaaaaaactcgttcaTTAAAGCAGATAcccgctcgatttgtaaatgacatgtACCCAACAAAACTCAACTCGACTAGGCTAAGGCTCGTTTAGGCTCACTTATTTATGCTCGAGTtgactcgttagctcgactcgattaaaactcactcatatattgataaatatatacatacatgtatgcatgtatatatgtattatcaaaaaatataagtataccacttttataattaaatatataatatgtattctaattatttatgtctatatagtaaatatacttcataggtatattttataatttgtataataattagttgataaaattgaataattttatatactagtaggtgggaaccatatatgaaatagatatatgctattatattaagtgtatgtattaataatatatgtaggcatataatatattgttattttggataaatatcaactagttagatattaattatttataatttttttaataaattttataatttaatagaggttctacttgttagttgtataaattcaatattagtttttatttatttatttatttaatttattaattattaaatcttattccaaaaaaaaaaacaattcaaactcGCTCTCAAGCTcaagctcgactcgactcgaactcgtttgtAGGACGAGATCGAACTTGAATTGAGATTTTAacttatcgagtcgagctcaaacaaagaattaaaaaaaaatctcgagttcgagtattttgagtcgagccgagctcAGCAAGCCAAAAACCGGCTCGGctcggctcgattacagccctacTCCCAAACTATACGGCCAACCTGTTACACCTTTTGGCACTCTTTATTCAAAAGAGACGAGCCTTCTAGGATGATATCCAGAAAGAAACATGTATTAATGTATGCAAATAGTCAGTTCATAATCAATTGTCATGTACCAAGGGCTGGTTTCCACATCAGTCAAGTGCATTACCTAACAAACActcaatgacatttaacataaaagaaaaatgtaaatgAGCGTCACTTCAATTTACATCCAAGCAAATGCACACATCAGAGATAAGTGGTACATAAAGTGCAaggaaaaaatcaataaataacaTTAAATTTCTCCATGTGGTGACAAATCCAGTCAGAATGATCCTTGTTATAGCACTCAACAGCATAGCATTTAAGGCCATGACAAGAtggaaaaatcaaaagaaacccAAAATTCAAGAACTCAAGATATGACTCCAAAACAGAGAGGCTTGTAAAAGCCCCACGTAAGACAGACTGCCTGAACAAATAATATAGCCTTTAAATGAAAATCTCCATGTGGATGAAATAAAGAGCTAAAATACATTGGATATCTGTCCAACAAGATACTAGCCATgatcaacaaaaaatatattgtttAATACCAGCCAGTAGCCAAATATTCATCCATCAAACATAATCTGGGAGAAAATGGTGGTTATAACAATCCATAGAGAACATGAAAATTTCCTTGCTCAATATACTTTCTCTTAATATCTAGAGACTTAGAACTGAATGGGTACCCAAAGAGGACAAATGAACTGAGGCAGTTATGCAATTGAATGGGTACCCAAAAAGAACAAATGAACTGAGGCAGTTATGCATAACAGCAGTTAATTAATCAAACCAAATGAATTCTACCTGAGCAGGGCTTAAATCAAATGAAGGACGAGCATCACTCTCCCTTCTTTGTGCGCACACACAAGAAAGACCTCTGCCAAGCCATGCTGCCGATCCTGCCACAACTTCAGCTGTAACACAATAAAACTGCCCGCTGATGAAAATCAAGTTTCTTAAAGTTCAGCTACAAAGTTTTAGTATCGGAATGTAAGGTTACTACAATGCAGCATAATAACTAGAGGTCTAAAAACTAtcctatttattttataaaccggCAATGCTAAACTGGACTCCAAAGTGAGAGAAATGTACGGCCTAACAACTATCTAAACTAAAACTGTGAGATGGGGGAATTTGCAGAACCGCTAAGTGCATTATGGGTTAACCTATCAAATCCAGCAAAAGCTACAATTCCTTGAAGTTGCTtcagaaaggaaagaaaaagaaaacgaaattCCAACACTGCATTATATCCAGAGACACTGTTTCGATTATATAGGCATCAATAGGACAAGATGTATAACCATCAGAAGGAACCTAGTGTAGAAaaccacttttttttattaagtaccTCGCCGAGAAATCTACTGTAATTGCTTTGTAGAAAAAACCAAACCAATATTACATGGACGTGGTAATGAGTGAGCTTCACATGCACTGAATTTACGCaccaaagaaataaatttgATGGGTTAcgcggaaaaaaaaaaaataaaaaaaatcctccaAGTAATCGATAAATTTAATATAGAACTCAAATGGCCTAGCCCTTGAAGCCGTCTAAAAATTATACCCACCACAGCAAACTAGAATAGCAGAACACTTGAAGTCAGAGTAGAACCTCATTCATGCTCAAAAATTATACATCCATGATTCACTTTCAAGTCACAGATccaaacctcaagaaaaaagaataattcaGATGcatacgtgtgtgtgtgtagagagagagagagagagagagagagagagagagagagttctagATAGAGATAGTAACGTAGAGACAGATATAGAGAGAAAGTCGGAGACAGTTAGAGAACAAAGGGAATTGGAACAGAATAAAATTTACCAGAAGTTGAATGGCAGGTGTTGCCTCGCTCCAGGCCTTGAGAAATTCTCCTGACAGCGACAAATGACCCTCCTCTATCGTCCATATTTACCAGAAAACCGAGCCA includes:
- the LOC122291311 gene encoding nucleoside diphosphate kinase B-like; the encoded protein is MEQTFVMIKPDGVQRGLVGEIISRFEKKGFYLRGLKLITVDRSFAERHYADLSAKPFFNGLVEYIISGPVVAMVWEGKNVVTTGRKIIGATNPSDSAPGTIRGDFAVEIGRNVIHGSDSVESGRKEIALWFPEGPVSWESSLHPWIYE
- the LOC122291309 gene encoding ELMO domain-containing protein A-like isoform X2, whose translation is MDDRGGSFVAVRRISQGLERGNTCHSTSGSAAWLGRGLSCVCAQRRESDARPSFDLSPAQEECLLMLQSRIDVSYDCSIPEHQEALRALWNAAFPEEELRGLISEQWKDMGWQGKDPSTDFRGGGFISLENLLFFAKNFPKSFQDLLRKQEGDRSVWEYPFAVAGVNITFMLIQMLDLEAVKPRTLVGATFLKFLSESDSAFDLLYCITFKLMDHQWLSMRASYMDFNTVMKATRRQLEKELLLEDITRLEELPSYSLLTR
- the LOC122291309 gene encoding ELMO domain-containing protein A-like isoform X1, which gives rise to MDDRGGSFVAVRRISQGLERGNTCHSTSAEVVAGSAAWLGRGLSCVCAQRRESDARPSFDLSPAQEECLLMLQSRIDVSYDCSIPEHQEALRALWNAAFPEEELRGLISEQWKDMGWQGKDPSTDFRGGGFISLENLLFFAKNFPKSFQDLLRKQEGDRSVWEYPFAVAGVNITFMLIQMLDLEAVKPRTLVGATFLKFLSESDSAFDLLYCITFKLMDHQWLSMRASYMDFNTVMKATRRQLEKELLLEDITRLEELPSYSLLTR